A stretch of the Capsicum annuum cultivar UCD-10X-F1 chromosome 10, UCD10Xv1.1, whole genome shotgun sequence genome encodes the following:
- the LOC107844541 gene encoding OVARIAN TUMOR DOMAIN-containing deubiquitinating enzyme 9-like, whose product MKYFYYKDFSQIVARNFAHNRKEEDRDTVTSSHLQRLMERLKLYDVVEHKVSGDGNCQFRALSDQIYGNSEHHKFMREQVAKQLGSHKELYEGYVPMDYDEYVKKMTKCGEWCDHVTLQAVADLYGVQIFVITSFKDTCYIEILPQCRYKSNKIILLSFQAEVHYNSIYPQGQGRIY is encoded by the exons ATGAAGTACTTCTATTACAAGGATTTTTCTCAG ATTGTTGCACGCAATTTTGCTCATAATCGCAAAGAGGAAGACAGAGATACAGTTACATCATCACATCTTCAAAGGCTAATGGAGAGGTTGAAATTATATGATGTAGTTGAACATAAAGTTTCTGGAGATGGAAACTGTCAATTCCGGGCACTATCAGACCAAATATATGGGAATAGTGAGCATCACAAGTTCATGAGGGAACAAGTTGCTAAACAACTCGGGTCACATAAAGAGTTGTATGAAGGTTATGTTCCAATGGACTACGATGAATACGTGAAGAAGATGACCAAGTGTGGCGAATGGTGTGATCATGTAACTTTGCAGGCTGTTGCAGATTTATATGGTGTTCAGATATTTGTCATTACATCATTTAAAGATACTTGCTACATTGAGATTCTCCCACAATGTCGTTATAAGTCGAACAAAATCATTCTTTTGAGCTTTCAGGCTGAAGTGCACTATAATTCAATCTATCCACAAGGACAGGGGCGGATCTATTAA